A single window of Larimichthys crocea isolate SSNF chromosome XII, L_crocea_2.0, whole genome shotgun sequence DNA harbors:
- the gadd45aa gene encoding growth arrest and DNA-damage-inducible, alpha, a isoform X1, whose translation MYNMTFEELSGDYSQERMDSVAKALEEVLTSALPQGCITVGVYEAAKSLNVDPDNVVLCILATDDEDVKDVALQIHFTLIQAFCCENDINILRVNNTRRLAEILGGGGGGGGKQSGGEPLDLHCVLVTSPQSTSWKDPALSKVNRFCRESRCMDQWVPIINLPER comes from the exons ATGTACAACATGACATTTGAGGAACTAAGTGGGGATTACTCTCAAGAAAG aatGGATTCAGTGGCGAAAGCTTTGGAAGAAGTCCTCACCTCTGCCTTACCACAGGGCTGCATAACAGTGGGAGTCTACGAGGCTGCCAAATCACTCAATGT AGACCCTGACAATGTGGTTCTGTGCATCCTGGCCACCGACGACGAAGATGTCAAAGACGTCGCCTTGCAGATCCACTTCACCCTCATTCAGGCTTTCTGCTGTGAGAATGACATCAACATCCTGAGAGTCAACAACACCCGGCGCCTGGCAGAAATactgggtggtggtggtggaggaggtggaaaacAGAGTGGGGGTGAACCTCTGGACCTACACTGTGTCCTCGTTACT AGTCCACAGTCGACATCGTGGAAGGACCCCGCTCTGAGCAAAGTGAACCGATTCTGCAGAGAGAGCCGCTGTATGGACCAGTGGGTACCCATCATCAACCTGCCTGAACGATGA
- the gadd45aa gene encoding growth arrest and DNA-damage-inducible, alpha, a isoform X2 — MDSVAKALEEVLTSALPQGCITVGVYEAAKSLNVDPDNVVLCILATDDEDVKDVALQIHFTLIQAFCCENDINILRVNNTRRLAEILGGGGGGGGKQSGGEPLDLHCVLVTSPQSTSWKDPALSKVNRFCRESRCMDQWVPIINLPER, encoded by the exons atGGATTCAGTGGCGAAAGCTTTGGAAGAAGTCCTCACCTCTGCCTTACCACAGGGCTGCATAACAGTGGGAGTCTACGAGGCTGCCAAATCACTCAATGT AGACCCTGACAATGTGGTTCTGTGCATCCTGGCCACCGACGACGAAGATGTCAAAGACGTCGCCTTGCAGATCCACTTCACCCTCATTCAGGCTTTCTGCTGTGAGAATGACATCAACATCCTGAGAGTCAACAACACCCGGCGCCTGGCAGAAATactgggtggtggtggtggaggaggtggaaaacAGAGTGGGGGTGAACCTCTGGACCTACACTGTGTCCTCGTTACT AGTCCACAGTCGACATCGTGGAAGGACCCCGCTCTGAGCAAAGTGAACCGATTCTGCAGAGAGAGCCGCTGTATGGACCAGTGGGTACCCATCATCAACCTGCCTGAACGATGA
- the gng12a gene encoding guanine nucleotide-binding protein G(I)/G(S)/G(O) subunit gamma-12a, translated as MSSKAHSSNNIAHARRTVQQLRIEASIERIKVSKASADLMNYCSEHGRNDPLLMGIPASDNPFKDKKPCTIL; from the exons ATGTCTTCGAAGGCTCACAGTTCCAATAACATCGCTCATGCCCGGCGGACGGTGCAGCAGCTGAGAATAGAGGCGAGCATTGAGAGGATAAAG GTATCCAAGGCCTCTGCGGACCTTATGAACTACTGCAGTGAACACGGAAGAAACGATCCTCTTCTAATGGGCATCCCCGCTTCAGACAATCCCTTCAAGGACAAAAAACCCTGCACTATATTGTAG